The following are encoded together in the Penicillium digitatum chromosome 3, complete sequence genome:
- a CDS encoding Xylitol dehydrogenase, protein MAAAQNLSFVLQGIHKVKFEDRPVPELKNPHDVIINVKYTGICGSDVHYWEHGSIGSFVLKDPMVLGHESAGIITQVGSAVKTLKVGDRVAMEPGTSCRRCEPCKAGKYNLCEDMRFAATPPYDGTLAKYYVLPEDFCYKLPEHISLQEGALMEPLGVAVHIVRQAGVSPGQSVVVFGAGPVGLLCCAVATAFGASKVIAVDIQQQRLDFAKDYATTSTFLPSKVAATENAERLREENGLGVGADVAIDASGAEPSVHTGIHVLRNGGTYVQGGMGRSEIQFPIMAACSKELTIKGSFRYGSGDYKLAVGLVSSGKVNVKKLITGTVKFDQAEQAFIEVKAGKGIKTLIAGIDV, encoded by the exons ATGGCCGCAGCCCAG AACCTTTCATTCGTCCTTCAGGGAATCCATAAGGTGAAGTTTGAAGACCGCCCGGTTCCCGAGCTGAAGAATCCCCACGATGTGATCATCAACGTCAAGTACACCGGCATCTGCGGCAGTGAT GTCCACTACTGGGAACACGGCTCGATTGGTTCATTCGTCTTGAAAGATCCAATGGTGCTCGGACACGAGTCAGCAGGCATCATCACCCAAGTCGGATCAGCCGTCAAAACCCTAAAGGTGGGCGACCGGGTCGCTATGGAGCCGGGAACCTCCTGCCGCCGATGTGAGCCTTGCAAGGCCGGAAAGTACAACCTGTGCGAGGACATGCGCTTCGCCGCAACCCCACCCTATGACGGCACCCTCGCCAAGTACTATGTTCTCCCCGAGGACTTCTGCTACAAGCTCCCCGAGCACATCTCCCTGCAGGAGGGGGCGCTTATGGAGCCTCTTGGTGTTGCTGTGCATATTGTGCGCCAAGCCGGCGTCAGCCCGGGTCAGTCGGTGGTTGTATTCGGTGCCGGCCCCGTAGGCTTGCTGTGCTGCGCCGTGGCGACTGCGTTTGGCGCCTCCAAGGTCATCGCCGTGGATATCCAGCAGCAGCGTCTTGACTTTGCCAAGGACTACGCAACGACGTCGACGTTCCTGCCTAGCAAGGTTGCAGCCACTGAGAACGCCGAGCGCCTGAGAGAAGAGAATGGGCTCGGCGTTGGCGCCGATGTGGCGATTGACGCTTCGGGCGCTGAGCCTTCCGTGCACACGGGAATCCATGTTCTACGTAACGGAGGCACGTACGTGCAGGGTGGCATGGGCCGCAGCGAGATCCAGTTCCCCATCATGGCGGCGTGCTCCAAGGAGCTGACCATCAAGGGTAGCTTCCGGTATGGTAGCGGAGACTACAAGCTTGCCGTTGGGCTGGTTTCCTCCGGAAAGGTCAACGTTAAGAA